GTTGTGCTCCGCTGTCATTCATTTGCATACCTGCCTGGTGAAGGCTCCTGGGTGCTCGAAACGTCAACAAATATAGTGTAGTTTAGCTGGATAGCCAATAAAGATATCGCAGCCTGCATAGCATGTTCTCTTTTAAAAAGGCATATAAGATAGTTCTTATACagagtaataaaaaaatgaagtatACTTGGTAAACATTTGAGACTGCTGGTTTTAACTTTAAAATCTGCTCCTTATTACATGTGTATTAGGATCCAAAGAAAGGATTTGGCATTGCTGTTTCGGGAGGAAGAGACAACCCACATTTTAACAACGGTGACAACTCCATTGTGATTTCAGATGTCCTTATAGGAGGGCCTGCAGATGGTCGCTTACAGTATgtctatttttttcccttttaaagaATACATTTGACAatttttaaaagttaaaggggtattccaggccaaaacttttttttatatatcaactgactctggaaagttaaacagatttgtaaattacttctatgaaaaaatcttaatccttccaatagttattagcttctgaagttgagttgttgttttctgtctaactactctctgatgactcacgtcccgggaactgtgcagttcctatggggatattctcccatcatgcacagctcccgggacgtgacatcatcattgagcagttagacagaaaacttcagaagcgaataactattggaaggattaagatttttaaatagaagtaatttacaaatctgtttaactttccggagccagttgagatatatatatatatatatatatatatatatatatatatatatatatatatattatatattatttatatatatatatatatatatatatatatatatatatatatatatatatatatatatatatatataaggttttgcctggaatacccctttaacatttttataagAATCCCTATTGTGTCCAGGTTTAGTCAGTCTAGTTTCAGAGAGTTGTTCATAATTTTGCTTCCCGTCTAACAACTTTCAATGTAATAGAAAAAGCCTTCAGGCACCAGAAGTTGTAGTCTACAGAGCTACTTCTCCCAGAGtccttgagttgttcttttgtcaAGTTATAAATTCAGTACATGGTGAAGTTGTGGGTCATCCAGTATAGGATCACACCCAGGTATTCCAATTGGCCTGAATAATAAATCTGCCTGGTAATGCTGTGATATAAGGGTCTTTGCTCAACCAaggatttttgtttttgttaaagttattagttaaaaaaaaaagattcttttCAGCTGCTCACATGTCAACATGCTTTGTTTCATCATTATGTTTTCTTTGCCATATAAACAGTAGACTAGGCAAAAGTCCTAGGTCCACTGGATTTGCTTTTGTTGGTCAATTATACAGTAAtatttatccttaaaggggtactccggtggaaaactttttttttttttttttttatgaactggtgccagaaaattaaacagatttgtaaattacttctattaaaaaatctttattcttccagtacttattagtagctgtatgctacagaggaaattctttgcttgttgaatttattttttgtcttgtccacagtgctctctgctgacacctctgtcagtgtcaggaactgtccagagcagcataggtttgctatgaggattttctcctcgtctggacagttcctgatacgggcatcaggtgtcagcagagaacactgtggaaaagacaaaaagagattaaaaaagaaaagaatttcctctgtagcatacagctgctaaaaagtactgaaagggtaaagatgttttaatagaagtaatttacaaatctgtttaattttctggcaccagttgacttaaaaaaaaaaatttccaccagagtacccctttaaagaaaaccgTGTGCTAAAGACAGTATCCTGCAGCATGACAATATAAATGAAGTAATACATTTTCTTTTCTGGTTTTCTTTAAAGAGAGAATGATCGTGTTGTTATGGTTAATGGAACTCTCCTGGAAAATGTGCCACATTCATTTGCAGTTCAGCAGCTAAgaaaatgtgggaaaactgctgtcCTGGTAAACATAGCTATCTTTTTGTCTTTCTGTGCAAAATAATGTGGTAATTTTGTTAGTTTCAAAATTCCAGCATATGCTGatgcaaatatttttttagattgtGTTTCGAGACTTAGGAAAATTATGTATTTTTGAAAACGTTTTAAAACTTTGGGTACAATACTATATTACATCATCTGTACAATCTTCTATTACACCATACCTATTAGAGTGTTTTCTGAGCGGATTATTCAGCCAAGATTAAACAGATAAACAGAATAAAAACCAAAAACTCTTTTTAAAAGCTACTTTTAAAATATTGCAGATGGTGAGAAGGCCACGAAGGGTACAGATGGGTGCTCCAAGCAAATCAGAACCTGCCCTAGATATGATGGATGACTATGCAGAATTTGAGAGCCAAACTGGTTATAGTGCACACAGTGAGAGGAGCGGATATGGGGGATCTCGAAGCAGAGACCCTAGTCCAGGCTTCCGAAGGGACCAAGAAAGAGGACCATATTATGAACGAGATCAAAGAGGCTATGGAACCAGAGCAAAAAGTGTTGACCAAGATCTAAATATGGGTTATGGACTTAGGCAAGATATCAGCCGTGGCAGAAGTATAGATCGTGGGCTTGATGATGACCAGATATATAAAAAAGATCACAGTCGTGGCAGAAGTATAGACCGTGGTCTGGATGAAGACCGTGGGTACAGAAGGGAGCGAAGTCGTGGCAGAAGCCTTGATCGTGACTTAGATGACCCTCGTAGTTATGGAAGAGATAGCAGTCGTGGAAGGACCTTAGATAGAGATGACACTTATGATAGATATGCACAGTATAGCCCAGATCGTCAGCATGGAAGATCTTCAGCAGAACGTAGATATGACCGCAATATTCAGAAAAGCCGTAGTCGAGATAGACTTCAATCCCGCAGTCCATCCCCTCTAGGGCATGGAGATTCAGACACTACCAGTGTCCTGCTAACCAAGAAAAAATCTAATGAAggtaaaaattgcatttttatattttacatttttttcagtaaaagaaaaacatattttgGGTCATATTTTACTTATTCTTTTCTATGTTCATCTTTCAGAATATGGTCTTCGTCTTGGCAGCCAGATCTACATTAAAGGACTATCCAACACTGGTTTAGCAGCAAAAGATGGGAATTTGCATGAAGGAGATATAGTTCTCAAGGTAGACAggtttcaaattttttaattttttgggtctAAAATGACCAGTTTGTTCTATAGTTAGTTATTAAAATGCTTTTCcagttaaaaggggttatccaggaatagaaaaatagagctaatttTCTCCCAAAAACAGCCCCATGTCTCTCCACAGAGATCttataacttggctccattcacttcaatggaactgagctgcagaaacacacccaacctggagacaaatggggattgtttttgaaagaaattggctctgtttttttattcctggataacccctttaacttttcttgAACCATTAATTtggtgatttattttttattttattttttttcacattttttaagctTGAAATTTTTACATGAATGCATTTAGTGACTAACAAGACCATATGGAATATGTAGAAAAAAGAAAATCTACAACCAACACCCAAAGTGTTGCCTACCCCTCCTTGTTAATTTCCTTTATCTCTCACCAAAAGTGCTTTGGAAAGCTCTTTGTTAATCATTTACCAAGTTTGCTCAGAGGCAGCAAATTACAGAAAAATTACAGAAAGAAAAACATCTGTTCAGCCATGTGAAAACTGTCAGGTCAATCTGCACATGGCTCTTTTTGATCCAATATAGTCCAGTGTATTGAAGGGCTgaaatttgtgtatttttttaattttaattttttgcatAGCTACACTATAAAATGGTATTTGAAGAATAGAGATAAAATACTATACTAGAAACAAAAGACCTCATGGGTCATCTAGTCTAcccttatattattttatttataaaaaaaaaaattgttaggaTAGATACATATTTTGATTCCAGACATGTTTACATTAACTTACTGTGGATTTACCAATCACATCTGTTAGAAATTAGTCACTTAGTTACTTGTAAAGTAAAATGTGAACCCCACCTGTCTTTTTAGAGTTATCTAGAAAAATGTTGGCTGAACCCACCAATTTCATTTGTGGCCAGCTGACTGTCTCCTGACTTTTTCCAGACAGACGGGCCAGTATTCCTGGACAAAAAGTGGGGCCCTGAGTGCAGTATCCTTTatacaaaaaactgattgaaaacccaTTAACGGTGACAGGACAACCTACCCCAAGGCTGGAGGACCAGAGTGTccataacactgattaatgctatgctatggccccTTTgaggactgaaaaatagtgaataaaataagtaaaaaattgtGTTAATAAATGTAAGTCCCTCCCcttataaaagtttaaatcactccctctttaccatttttcaaataaacttatgcagacaaaaataaacatgaacatatgtggtatttccgcgtACATTAAAACAAAATATAATGTCAATAAAACCAATATATATTGGTTATCTTTGTAAGTATGATTTTAACTGTATAGTGCACTGCTTAGAATTGAAACCGCCAAAACCATTAaaaatgtctttattttttttgttgctgtttttttaTTCGACCCACAAATCTGGCTCACAttaaacaagccctcaaatgggtctgtagtTGAAATAGTAATGGCTATTAAAAagtaaagagaaaaaagaaaaaacgcaaaaatgaaaaaaggctgCATTCTTAAATGGAATCTGACAGCTTGTTCACTCGCACTTAATCTCATACAAatagttatagtgcaggtgaacatgaGTAAAATGATGTTTTACTCACTCCGAATAGTGGTCATTTTAGCGAGATAAGGGAGTATGCAAAATACCTCTTTCGCGCAATAAAATAGGTAGCTGGCATTGCGAGCATCCCTGCCtcagtcccctcttctcccctatTTCCACCGCCACCATTGTGTGAAAGGGCTCATTTGCATATTAGTAACAAGGGCTCTTATCTCCCTAACAGGACCACCAATTGTTTTAATCATGTTCACTTACACTATAACCCTATGTATGGGGTTTAGTGTGGTGAACAAGCTGTCAGGTTCCCTGTAAGGGTTAAAGCTGATCACAATCCATGAAACTGGGGACACTGTAAGTGAGGGCCGACAACTGGAACCCCCATTGATCAAAAGAACACATGATTGCCCACCGCTGTACTCATTTTTTATGGACTCTGTGAACTTTGACTTGTTCAGTGCTTAGCAATGTTCATAAGTCCCACAGAGAATGTATGGAGCAGCTGGCATTCATGTGCACTGATGCTTCATTCACCCAGGGGACAGGGTGGGTCCTAGTGgttagagtccttaaggacacatgacgtatgagaacgtcatgtgttttaccagcCCCCCGCAACcgtctggagcggagccggtgcccgatgcctgctgaaatcgttcagcaggcatcggggcatatcgcccaggggggtcatgatgacccccccatgtcggcgatggccacagatcgctggataattcagtccagcgatctgcggcgaattccgggtcaatcgggtctccaatgacccggtgacccggaattattaacagccatagccagcaggggtgaggtggcactggtgccacctcacgatcgccctgattcgttggccggattaccggccgaccaatcagggcgcctgctgcgggtgtcactcccgcaacccgctctgcccctcttccggaggacgtgagcgggtgcgggacgtgcaccccgggtgctggggaccccgatccccggtgtgaatgttgggatcggggccccaggagcagcggcgagggactgacctgatgcggctggatcgttggaggtgagtgacagcctcctgctgttgcttagcaacagctcccagcatgcaaaaagggcatgctgggagctgtagttatgcaacagcagcaggcagaccaccacaactcccagcattcccttatgggcatgctgggacttgtagttttgcaacagctggaggcacattctttctatggaaaagtgtaccttcagctgttgtataactacaactcccagcttgcacaatcagctaaagtgcatgcttggagttatagtggtgcatctggtggttgcataactacaactcccagcatgcccgttggctgtctgactgctgagagttgtagttttgcaacagctgaaggcacactgagttaagtagcaaaccagtgtgtctccagctgttgcataactacaatccccagcatccccagccaaagtagtatgcctccagctgttgcataactacaagacccagcatgcccttccgctgtccgtacatgctgggggttgtagcttttgcaacagctgaaggcacactagttgcaaaacactgagtttgttaccaaactcggtgtttcacaaccagtgtgcctccagctgttgcaaaactacaactcccagcatgcactgatataccgtacatgctgggagttgtagttttgaaacagctggatgtaccccccccaatgtgaatgtacagggtacactcacatgggcggaggattacagtaagtatccggctgcaagtttgagctgcgtcaaattttctgccgcagctcaaactgccagcgagaaactactgtgaacccccgcccgtgcgactgtaccctaaaaacactacactacactaacacacaatcaaataaaaagtaaaaaacactatgtatacacatacccctacacagcccccctcccctccccaataaaaatgaaaaacgtctggtacgccactgtttccaaaacggagcctactgcggttgcaaaactacaactcccagcatgcactgatagaccgtacatgctgggagttgtagttttgcaacagccggatgtcgtccccccccccccccccaatgtgaacgtacagggtacactcacatgggcggaggattacagtaagtatccggctgcaagtttgagctgcgtcaaattttctgacgcagctcaaactgccagcgagaaactactgtgaacccccgcccgtgtgactgtaccctaaaaacactacactaacacaaaataaaataaagtaaaaaacactacatatacacatacccctatacaacccccctcccctccccaataaaaatgaaaaacgtctggtacgccactgtttccaaaacggagcctccagctgttgcaaaacaactactcccagtattgccagatagccgttgactgtctaggcatgctgagagttttacaaaagctggaggcaccctgtttgggaatcactggcgtagaatacccctatgtccacccctatgcaagtccctaaaaagcgcatggcgctctcactttggagccctgtcgtatttcaaggcaacagtttagggtcacatatggggtatcgccgtactcgtgagaaattgtgttaaaaattttggggggtattttccgctattaccctttttaaaaatgtaaaaattttgggaaaacaagcattttaggtaaaaaaatatatatatttttttacatatgcaaaagtcgtgaaacacctgtaaggtatcaaggttcaaattaccccttgttacgttccccgaggggtctagtttccaaaatggtatgccatgtgtttttttttttttgctgtcctggcaccataggggcttcctaaatgcggcatgcccgcagagcaaaatttgctttcaaaaagccaaatgggactccttctcttctgagacctgtagtgcgccagcagagcacttttcacccccatatggggtgttttctgaatcaggagaaattgggcttcaaattttggggggtattttctgctattacccttttttaaaaatgtaaaatttttgggaaaccaagcattttaggtaaaaaatatatatatttttttacatatgcaaaagtcatgaatcacctgtggggtattaaggttcactttaccccttgttacgttccctgagggttctagtttccaaaatggtatgccatgtattttttttttctgtcctggcaccataggggcttcctaaaggtgacatgccccccaaaaaccatttgtcgctccttcacttctgagccctctactgtgcccgccgaacaattaacatagacatatgaggtatgtcgttactcgagagaaattgggtttcaaatacaagtaaaaattttctcct
Above is a genomic segment from Hyla sarda isolate aHylSar1 chromosome 1, aHylSar1.hap1, whole genome shotgun sequence containing:
- the LOC130307658 gene encoding tight junction protein ZO-2-like isoform X2, with translation MAVRSHFQGFGMEDMIWEQYTVTLQKDPKKGFGIAVSGGRDNPHFNNGDNSIVISDVLIGGPADGRLQENDRVVMVNGTLLENVPHSFAVQQLRKCGKTAVLMVRRPRRVQMGAPSKSEPALDMMDDYAEFESQTGYSAHSERSGYGGSRSRDPSPGFRRDQERGPYYERDQRGYGTRAKSVDQDLNMGYGLRQDISRGRSIDRGLDDDQIYKKDHSRGRSIDRGLDEDRGYRRERSRGRSLDRDLDDPRSYGRDSSRGRTLDRDDTYDRYAQYSPDRQHGRSSAERRYDRNIQKSRSRDRLQSRSPSPLGHGDSDTTSVLLTKKKSNEEYGLRLGSQIYIKGLSNTGLAAKDGNLHEGDIVLKINGILTENMSLTEAQALIEKSRGKLQLVVLRDKRQTLINLPYVEDSDSEMEDDPPYANKRRNPRSKEQ
- the LOC130307658 gene encoding tight junction protein ZO-2-like isoform X1: MSWAVMRPKTLASEYQLAQPVPVSTSLAYTKNLRLHPNGAVDPGTGFGMEDMIWEQYTVTLQKDPKKGFGIAVSGGRDNPHFNNGDNSIVISDVLIGGPADGRLQENDRVVMVNGTLLENVPHSFAVQQLRKCGKTAVLMVRRPRRVQMGAPSKSEPALDMMDDYAEFESQTGYSAHSERSGYGGSRSRDPSPGFRRDQERGPYYERDQRGYGTRAKSVDQDLNMGYGLRQDISRGRSIDRGLDDDQIYKKDHSRGRSIDRGLDEDRGYRRERSRGRSLDRDLDDPRSYGRDSSRGRTLDRDDTYDRYAQYSPDRQHGRSSAERRYDRNIQKSRSRDRLQSRSPSPLGHGDSDTTSVLLTKKKSNEEYGLRLGSQIYIKGLSNTGLAAKDGNLHEGDIVLKINGILTENMSLTEAQALIEKSRGKLQLVVLRDKRQTLINLPYVEDSDSEMEDDPPYANKRRNPRSKEQ